The window TTGCGCTCCGCGTCGTCGTCCAGCCTGTCGACCAACTGCCGGAGGCTGAGGATCTCCCGGCGCAACTCTACCTCCGGGGGGACGAAGCCGGCGTTCTTGAGGATCTTGTAGGCCATGCGCAACTCGGCCGGGACACCGGCGAGCTCATCCTCCAGCGCCAGCGGTTTCCCCCGGCCGGGCAGGTCGTCGAACTCCCCCCGCGCCATCGCTTCGCTGATCTTCCTCTCCGCGATCGTTGCCAGAATGTCCATCAGACGTGTTTTCCTTCGGCGTTACGTCCGCTCTGCTGAAATCCATCCTCCGCAAGCAGAAAGGGGGCGGACATATTTCCCAAAAGATAACTTGTCCCCGCTGCAAATATCAAGACCTGCGCCTGTTTTTCTTGTTGAGACACCCTTTACCCAGTGAGAAGGGCGGCCCGGGGCATCACCCTCCGCCCCGCATCTCTCTGACCCTCCCGGCGATGATCGTCGCCGCCCGATCGATCTCCTCGGGGGTGGTCAGCCGCCCCAGGCTGAAGCGGACGGCGCCGAATCCCTGGGCGCGGGGCATTCCCATCGCCTTGAGGACACCGGAGAGCTCCCCTGTCCCGTCATGGCAGGCCGAGCCGGTGGAGGCGGCGATCTCCGGGGTGCTCGCCAGCAACTCCGCTCCGGTCACGCCGGCGAAGCTGAGGTTCAGCG of the Desulfuromonadales bacterium genome contains:
- a CDS encoding DUF1992 domain-containing protein, which translates into the protein MDILATIAERKISEAMARGEFDDLPGRGKPLALEDELAGVPAELRMAYKILKNAGFVPPEVELRREILSLRQLVDRLDDDAERKKKQQELDVKILKLSMMLRRPLDLDHFSASSELEVESSSSRVLPPTGNILE
- a CDS encoding aminotransferase class V-fold PLP-dependent enzyme; amino-acid sequence: SARIMALRDRFHALLEERVGGVLLNGHPTERLPNTLNLSFAGVTGAELLASTPEIAASTGSACHDGTGELSGVLKAMGMPRAQGFGAVRFSLGRLTTPEEIDRAATIIAGRVREMRGGG